In Hemibagrus wyckioides isolate EC202008001 linkage group LG16, SWU_Hwy_1.0, whole genome shotgun sequence, the sequence GTGATTGGTCCGATGAGGACAGGATGTTGGTGAGGGGAGCCACGCAGTTTGCTGGAATGATCAGACCTGGGTGGAGAAGggtgtggcaaaaaaaaataaagcatcagCATCAACTCAGGGGACACAAAAGGATGTCAGGATTACAAAATGTCCAGCTCACTCACCTACTATTCGTTGTCCATCCTCTGTTCTCAAACGGACAATCTGCATCTTCATGTTGCTTCCGCTGACTGAGGCCAAGACGCCCTCTACTTTGGTCCACACACTGAGCACGGAGCCACATAGGACGTAGTATGTCCTGCAGCGCAGCCCTATTTCACACTGCAGCCCCACCGATGCCTTCTTACAGTTCCCTCGCCTGTATAAGCACCAGATCTTGTTAATACACTTATTACAAAAAAAGGCCAGATggtaaaactgtaaaaatgacACTCACCAATAGGCATGAGAGCAAACATCCGCTGAAGATCTATACTGATCTATCCAGCACTGCTTAGCCTCATCTGAAACAACCTATTTATTTAaaaggtagaaaaaaaaaaaagaataaattgaAAAGCATGCCAATCAGTCTTTCATGCCAAAAATTGTTTGCAAATGTTTTGATACATGAATTGGCAGGAGAAATGACCTTTTTGCATCGCTTCCGTATATCTGCATATGTCTCCAGTTTGAGCTGTTTTCCCGTATTTGGTCTGTACACCATGAATAGTCTCTTTTTGGTGTTGACTTCTTTGACCATGATGGCTATTTTCTTGTTATTCCGTACCTAATTTatcaacaaacaaaaatcagtGCACAAGAACTTGTTTATGCATCAGGAAGAAATGGGtaagtgagtgattagtgttacaaaGGAAGATACCGCTGCTCTCACCTGCACGTAGAAGCCATCTTCTGGTCCGTTCTGTTCTGCCCAGATATGTGTAGCGTCCTCCCATGACATACCCCTCTCCACACTAACCTGATGGGCAACAACAATCTGTTATCATCTTCAGGTAATCAGCCAAGGAAACTGTTATCACCTTCTAACAGCTGCCAGTGTGTATGATATACTGTGAGGtttgtatactgtgtgtatatacttaCTGTATAAAGTTCAACATGGCCTGATGTGGAGTAACCTGGTGTCAGGAACTTTTTCGCATCAATCTTTTTAACCTTCTCATCCCCAGAGCCCAAATCTGCAAAGAAGGGTTTCAGAAATAAAGCCATAGTATTTTGTCAAATCAAACTCACTTCAGAAACAGCTTTTGAATTTTTCTTACCCAGAATTCCCATATCATATCTCCCATTCTTTTTGGCATTCTGTATGACAGCATTCAAAGTGTCAGAGAAATACTGGAAGAGGGCATTCTGCTGCTGGACCTCCATGCCAAGGATCCGGTTTAAGAATTTTCCAATGTTGTTgtagtcttttttttaaaaaaaaaaaaaaaaaaaatgcggTTTTAGTAACAGTATAATACATTTTGTGCTGGATTTATGTACAactcaaacattaaaaaaaaaaccctcagacTTACCCTTATCCAGTGAGAGAACACCAGACCTATCCTCCACATTAATCAGCCCCACACCAATTAAACCATTGCGGATTTCTGTGGACATTCAAATTAGTTCAATTCCATCCACCTGTGCTTAACAGCTTAGTTTTgtcttttctatttatttaaaacattgtCTACTTaaagcatttattaaaaaattgctACTTACCTTTAAAGAAATCCCCTTCGAAATGAGCCGGGGGAGAGACCAAGGGAGCATCCAAGTTGACAATGGACTTCATAACAATCTCAAGAGCATTTCTGCCATACTATAAAACAAGAACCAGGTCAGTCCAAGGTCAAACAtgatcaaaatatttttttttaaggtaaaTGATCTCTTACTTTGTTGTCAAAGTTGAATCGACTGAGGTCCCTTGTCTCTGTTGCTCTTCGGTCTCCATGTGTGAGAGCACCCTGTGAAAAAGtacatttgttaaaaaaaataaaataaaataaagtgtaatactatatataaatgtataaaaggatTGGCATTTACCAAGCTCTCAAGTCTTTTGGCAACAATGGAGGCAAATCTTTGTTCCCCAGCAAGTTCCGATATCAGGAACACATACTCGGGAGCAGTGACCTGGTTAGATCTGTGTGTTCTACCTGTAGGGTACAGGTAATTGAATAAAAAGCTTTAATAGACTTCACAGCCATTATAAAGATATTTCACAGATTCTTGTAATCATGTTCTAAAACAAAGCAAATTGAAAAGTACTGACCAAACTGCTGAATAGCCCGGTCTGCACTCCATGGCAGCTCTAAAGTCATGTGCACCCTTCTCCTCTGGTTCTTCACTCGACGGTCTGCTTGCAGTGAAATACCAGAGCTGGCTGCCTCTGAGATTATAGCAATGTTCTGAAAAGAAAAGTGACTTTAGTGCCAATTCATGACTCTTGCAAcgatttgaaaaagaaaatatttcaacatACCTTGTCTCCATCCATGAACCGCTGCTTCTCTGTGAGGTTCAGGATTTCTACAGGAACATCCAGTTCTGATCTTGATTCGTAGGAGATGCTGCCATCGTCATTGCTGACTACTCTGCCTTTGCGTCCAGtcatctacaaaacacatgGGTTGTGTAAATGACAAAGGACTAATACAAGAATAAAGATGTCAAACACTTAATGTCAAGGAAATCATTCCTTTTTTAAAGTCTACAGTACAGCGATACCACACTACATGAAAACGTACCTCTGCCACATTTTCAGGGCCTCCTAACTCATCAATAAGCTCATCCAGTGTGTTTGGTGGCAGATCCTCAGCCAGTTTCTCGAGCTGCTCTAACAGCTCCCTCTTCATCTGCTGGGCATCCTCCACTGCGTCATTACTGGTCACACAGCTACTTTCTTCAGGTTCACTTTTAGCTGTGATAAAATGACACCAGTTGAAATGCAAGCCTCAAGGAAATACCCCAGCATGTTTCAAACAAGGGATGCACAAAATGCACCATGCTAGAAAGCTGTTGGACATTGTAATGAAGGTTTAAAATTTTGccttaatgttaaaaaaaaaatccttttgcaCATATTACACCTACGACTCAACATGTGGCATCAAGGACTCCACCAAGGTTATTTCATTTTTCCGGTCTAATCAAGCAAGTTCCTGCACTACCTATTCACTACCCATGTTCTCTATGGAGAGGATTATATAATTGCTTTATACATGCTATGTAGTGCATGCATTTGACGAATGAGTCACCCGAAAATGTGTCAAGTTTATCATCATAAAAGCGCATCTCTGACATATTTGCATGACTAACATTCATTGCAATGTTTTCTTCCTCACTTACGTTCTCAATCCCTACCGTTTTACCGATCAGCACTTTGCACATTTTCAACCCAAATGCCAACAAAAGTGGTGTGTATTGCTGTTCATGTGCATCACTGATTGTGTAGCCCTACTTGAAGAAACCTTCCATGCACCACATCAGAGGTGTATGAGAAATATTATCACAACAAGTCCATCACCTTTCCCTAAAGCTATAAAGATTTTCCATTATCTATGTGCAATCATACCTATTCCATTTTACTACCCCCCCCCAATATATGGAAGCATAAAGGGTTGAACATTATTTTGCATGCATATAAAACATAGTAGAATACAGAAGtacatacataaaataaaaaacactcaaACAAGATGCACTTAAAAACATGTCTAACCACCCACCAGGAGCAACAGTGTTGTTTGATGTCGGTTTTACAACAGGTGTTGTGAAAGCAGGCCTGGTCGAACCAAGCCCAGAGGCTAACAAGGCACTATGAATGGAATCTGGGTCTatgctctttttcttcttcttgttcttcttttccTTGCTCTTTTTAGAGTCTTTACGGATTAGCCAAGGATCTACAAGCAAAAATACGTACATATATTACAGTAGATTAGTCACAGTTTTCGTTAAAACACCCGTTAAAAGAGAATCCACACCCGGGTACCTACCATCTTCTTCATCCTCACTGGAATCATCCTTGAAGGGGTTgaaatcatcttcatcatcatcatctcctgagCTGACCGAGTCAAAGCTATTGTCACTGTCGTCTTTGTCAGAGTCTTCCGAATTGCTCTCATCCGAACTGCTGCCTGAAAGCCCTCCAGATTTCCGGGACTTTTTTGCTCCTTTTTTAACCTCTGCACCTGCAGGGGCAttaggaggggaaaaaaaaataaaccaaaaactGAAAGGTTTTTGAAAGCATTTCCACTTGGACACCCTTTATTAGAATCTGGTGCAAACAACAaggtaataaaatataaagtttgTCTGGAGGGTAGTCAGGGTGTTCAGATATGTACCTTTCCTCTTTTTCCCCTTCTGCTCCTCCTTGGTTTCTGCTGGTGAAGGTGTTTTCTTTGCAGACAGATCAATACCCAGTAAGCTGAAGagcttctgtctgtctggagCAGGGAAGTGCTTTTCCACCAATGACTGCAGGACACCCCTTTAGATTAAAAGACAAACCTTGTTATTATAATCCTCACTGAAAACAAGGGGATTTCTGAGTTCTAGAAAATGTCCAATTTATCTTTCTCCCCAATAtagctaaattattattatacacattgTGAAATTTGAGTTGTCAGTATGTTAGAGACACCATGAGACTGGTGCACAGTGAGAACATGATACATGCCCACTTCAGTTACAAACAGGCTATAAAAGGTGTAAAACCACAAAAACCTCTCCAATAATACAACAGAGGCAGCTGTAGCATTTACAAAATTTTGACCCCTCTCTACAATGGCAGCTATGCTTTTCTGCTTTCTCAGCTGGAGCAGTGTTTAGAGTGACCACAAATAAAAATCTACCCTAGAGAAAAAGCCAGATCATTTATATGGAGAAGTAACTATCACTGGGAATTGGGAATTGATAGAAAATAAGGCAGCTGGGCTTATGGACAATGTGCTTCATTTTTAAGCACCAGTCATACTGGTTTGTTTCCATGCCGTTACTAGTCACccaaaactgcccctttcacaCAGTGACAGTACTGTCAAATTGCACAGATCACATGATCAGTCTTTGCTAAAGAAAACAAGACTGGAAGGATGCGATAGGGAAAATTAAATTTGGTTAACTGTGTCTCATATGTTTGACATTTCTTTATCATATAGCACAAGGATATGCTGCATTTCCATTTGGTTATTTGATATTCTGGTTTCATATCTATATtggaagtgtttaaaaaatatttttataatatagtgATACTCTGATCTACACATTAAATAAGCTTTCACACTCAGCTGGTTGCTTAGAAAGCCAATGGAACTTTTTTCCAAGCACACATTACAGCTTTCGGTACTCACTAAAGGACATCTGAACATCATGGAATACACTAACTGCCAAACTACATTTCTACTGACCAAGTTCATCCTTTTTTAGCTACAGTTTATCCACACTCTAAGACACTGTAATGCGTGCATCATCACTGAATGTTCCTCAAATATTTTCAATGCTGAACTAGTTGACAGTCCCTGAATTCATTAAACAGTACTGCTTTAGATCATACAGCAGTCCAATTGCAGCAATTGTGCTACACAGTCGTTTCTGTTTCGAACTTTGTCCATCAAAAGTTTTGCATAAAATGCTAGGAGCAAAGTGTATTAACTGAAGTAGAAAATCAATGAGCACAGAAAACATTTCTTGACACCTTTGTGTTTGTGGCAGTACACTCAAAGTGCTAGAAATCCATGCCGGAATGCAATTTTTCATTCCTTTttagtaagcactttatcctggtcagtgtcacagtggatccagagGCGCTCCCCCTGATTCTATGAGGTACCTGCTGCCACAATCCACAGGATGAGAATTCATATTAAGAATATGTGAAAATTCAACACAAGGTATTCTACCTTGTAACACAAAGCAGAACAAACATTCCCCAACCACAGGAGTTTTCCAACTGCTCCAACAAGAATTTTCCACCCCCAAGTAGAAATGACAAGAGGAAGTAACAAGTAATCTTCCCTTTTCTGGGTCTGGTTTTGtgtgaatattttaaaaaagatgaAGACTCACTTTGCAGTAGAGACAAAATCATTGAGCTCGCCTCCACCTTCCTCCAAGGCCTCGAGTGTTCGGGCTTCACCAGTTGACTGCAGGCCAATGACCACAcactgaagaggaggaggaaataaATTTGGGAACCTTAATAAATTATGGCTGACTCAGCGATTGGATTTGCACACCTGAACAAAAGCATCAAACCTAACCTTTCCATTCTTTACTTCCTCTCGGGCAAGCTGCACCACTCTGCGCACTTTTGAAGCGATACACAGGTATTTAAAGAACCTCTGGTGTGCGGACCAGAACTGTCCCCACATTGACTTTTTCATGCGCTGTTCGGCGTCCATCAAGTTGGCTGCTTGTTGGAATTTCTCCCTCGCACTCACCCACTGAAACAGGATGGaatgaaaaattaatttaaaaaaaaaaaaaaaaaaaaaatattcacacacaattCCAACCTCCTTTTTTCTTAGATAGTAATATTTTCCAAGAACCAAGGACAGATACGTCGGTGTACATACCAGACGGACTGACTTGTTATACATTTTGATGTAGTTTTGCGTCAGAGGAACTTCCTCAATCTTAAATGTCACACCCTGGAAGCTCAGCTGTCGAGCAATGTACATTCCTCTCAATTTCATATCCATGGCAACAATTTCCATGGCACCAACACCTCTAGAATAATCCAACACAAAGGCAACatattaagagagagagagagagatatcgaACATATGGAAAGCCACATTATCCAGAGTGAAATAACTGACCTTCTTTCAACAGCTTGAATAAAATTAGAAAATTCTTTAAAAGGCGTTCCTTCCCCCCAGATCCCAAGACGATTCATGTAAGCCATGTTCCGAGGCTCAGAAGCTCctacacaaaacaataaatgaGAACACAGCCAAAACCACATTTAGGTTTAAATACAGAGAAGACTTATTTGGGCACAAACCTGTAGCACTGGCATAGACAACACGTGCTCTTGGTAGTTTGTTCTGGAGCTCGAGAACAGCCAGTCCAGTCTTTGTGGGTTTCGAGGACCCAATTGGGCaaacatttttggctttgtgaCATTCATCAAAGATTATCTGGAAAGCTCAGTTAAGGGAAGTAGCTGGACAGTATTTAAAGGCTCACTAATGTGTTAATGTAGCAGATAAGAAACATGTAgatatcatttttttccatctttaaaaaaaaaaaaaaaaacagcaaataaaatTATGCCTGAAAGGATACCACACCATCAAAATCATCCCCACACCAATGGAGTAATTGTTTGAATCTAGTCTTATACTTTCCACCCGTTTGGCTCTCTCCAATCAGGGACGAGTATGTAGCAAAGATCACACCTTTTTTCACGCTTCCGTTGTGTTTTGATGAAATCTTTCCATATTTGAACTTGGGAGCAAAAccaaaaatgattaaaagtttcaCAGTAAATATGGACAGAGACAAATACTACAGATCAAACGCTTTCAGTACCTTGTTTAAAGAATGGACCTGGATGTTCTTTGCACCAATATCTCTCAAATCCCTCTCTGCGTCATACTTCAAGTCGTTCGAGACGCTAAACCTGCAAAgtagaaaaaggaaataaaaagcattgAGAAACACTCCCATGATGAAATATTCATATGAATACAGATGTCACActttaaagcattaaaaatacAATCTGTCGTACACATCAGGTACTGCTTCAGGATCTACTAAATGTTAATGTAGCCTTTACATGGATCAAAAAATGAGTGAGAGGTTACATTACCAGAGAGATCTTTTCCTGCCCAGAAGATAATTTTCATATATGATTCCAGCAATAGTTCTTCCCTTTCCTACACCAGCACCGTCACCGATCAGGTAAGCTGCTCTGTCTCGATTTGGAAGGAATGTCTCATGTTGCTGTAAAGTCATGACAGAACATTTATGTTCTTATCactatttctttctacattgaaTAGCTgtactttaaaaacaaataaatccatGTTAAATATGTTTGCTGCATTATACATAAAATTGCATCTCAAACTCAAAGCACGCCCACCGAACACTGCCATCTGCCTCATTTCACTCAAGCTCACACCAACTCGCAAATAACATTCAGAACAGTCCATAGTACCTACTGCCATTTCACATTAGATCCACAATACCAAAATTCACACCACACCTGTAGCTTGGGATGACTATTGTTTACCAGGCGACCAGTAGGCCTAATATAGACAAGTTCTATATTTGTTTCACTAGAGTTGTCTTTTCCATGAAACAAAGTAAACAGTTACAGTAAAGGATCACCAAAGTAAAGTTACCAAAGTGTCAATTATATTAGAGACTTCAGATTTTTAACAAAGTTGGTCACATATCTAGGAAATCATTTTACTTTAGAATCACCCAGATTCTGTTCTACTTCTATGTCAATCAACAATATCCATCATCATATGATAATAAATGAACAGCCTTAGTTTATGGCCCATCGAAGAAAGTCTGACAAAAAATACCGAAGAGGTCCAGACAGAATTTGAGTTAGACACCCCCTGGCTTAAATATTTCACCCATGCATTTGTGAATACAAACCTGACAGGCATATGTAATGGCTTCAAGCTGAAGAGCAGATAGCCAGCCTCTGTCGATTGTCTCCTCTGGAATGGAAAGTCTGTACCACACATTAGGAGGGCTGACACTTGAGAGGGAGCTGGTCTCCACCACAGGATCAGGATGTCGCTCTCCTATTTTCACTACGGGCAAACAAAAAGAATTTTGATAAAGCCTTTCTACAAGATAAACAAGACACTGCAACCTCTCAGTACCACACACAACCCACTCAGAGGGAAACTTGAAACCGAGTCGCCTAGATCTATTTAATTTAACGCTGTGTGCGCATTTCCTTGTGCTGCTCTTACTTACATTTCATTGGCATGTATTCAGCATATGTTTCTGCGTGACctaactcctcctcctcttcctcctctggctcctcctcctccttcattcCAGGTAACTtcttaaaacaaaacatacagatTAATCCGGGAACAAGCCCAAGACAAGGAGTGCATAtagcactgattaaaaaaaatccttacatTTACAGGTGAAAAGCTCCGCATTTTGATTTCTTCATTGGCCCAGATTCTGGCGACATCTTTGCTCGACACCTCTTTCTTCACACCATTGTTTACCTCCACtgtaagaaataaagaacaaacaTGCTGAAACAGGACAACAGAGTAGCCCACATTTTTCAACAGCTGGACACAACTACACCAAGAGTGATCCCCACCGCAgttgtgaacacacacagcaaataaaATGAACCTTCATTTAAAACCCTAAGCCTACCTGGTTTAttcatcaactttgaggagagcAAAATAATCTCTGAAATGGGAGAGCATGGTCAGTAATGTAGAAACAATCAGACCAGCAGAATTTCTCAAATAGTACATGTCAACATCAACAATTTATACAGGGATTTAAGTAACAAGTTTGTGCACAAAAATTAATCAGATcttcaaatacattttaaaatgtacttgTCTGTTACGATATGTGGTATATTAGgaacatttgttttaaaacagaTCAAACTGCCAGTGAACCTACCTTTCTTCTTTTGACAAGAGTACAGCACACTTGTACTTTGGTAGTTTATTACATTGCACTGGCCTGTATGAATGTTACCAGAAATTTATAATAGCCAATTTTTCCCCCAGTGAGCTTAATGCAGAGTATTTGTATGGGAGTAAAAAAATGCTACCTGCTGAGATAGTGCTGCTCTCTGCATCAATATATGCTTTTTCCTATTTTCGTTCTGACTTCATGTGGACAAATATTCAAGTCTGTCTATTTTCACTCAGCTGACTTAACTGCAAACTGACTGCATGTAGTAAACAGGAGAGCTACACAAGTGTGACTttgtcaaacttttttttttgttcagtgtgttactcCTTCAGTCatgtagataaaataaaaaaaataaaaaataaaataaaacacacgcTGTATGCACAGAAGGACTCACTTGTGCCTGTGGCTGTAGCAACAGGCTGCACAATATCAGGTGGAGGCTTCAGCTTCATAAGTTCACCGAGGCTGTTTGTCTTCACACCGCTAGTCCGGAGCAGGTCCTTCAGCTTAATCTGCTCCCGAGTCTGTGGGACCACACTGCACACGGCGGCAGTAttggaggatgaggaagagctTCGCTGAGCTGACGATGTCTGCACCACCTTGGTTACTGTGATGGTCTGTCTGGAGGAGGTCCCCACTGAGGGCTTTGTGACCACGATGGTTCCCAGTGATGGCAGTTGATTCAGTTGATTTAAGACGAATGTGGTCGTTGAGGGCTGAGGCTTCTGCTTTAAAAGGGAATAATACAAGTGTGGGCAATTTATTAACACTGTGGCAAAAGAATCTGTAAATGAAATAAGGAGTTATCACAATGTcagaaattattatttacaagCAAAATCAAGGACTTACTCGGATTGTGACTGTAGGTGTGGGTGGCACAGCAGGTTCAATTGCAACAATTCCAGCTGCTTCACTACCGAGACCAATGTCAAGGGCAGTCTTCGATACTGACTGAAAGAGACAaagcaaaaattaaaaaaaaaaaaaaaaaaaaatcaatttaccATCTTATTTTCCAATGACATGCGATGCAAACTACCCCACGTATCccacaaaataaaaatccctACGTACTTACAAACATACAAATTACCAAATAATTTCATGACGACAACAGGAGACCTTCACTAAATGGATTTGTTTACCTGTTGAGAGGCAGGGGACTGAGCAGTGTCCTGAGAATCAATGTCAAAAAGGTCATTTGGGCAGATTCCACTTTCGCTAAGGGCTGCAAGAAGCAAATCTTGTCCTGGATCCATCGTCtgaaaaaacattcaaaacagTAACAGTTAACATACACTGTAATTACTTAAACTCCACGTGCTCAAATAACTGGCAGGAAAACTTTCTGGTTGAACATGAGGTTTGCTGTTGGAAAGACAAAGGCAACGCTAGTTACTATGGATCGCACAAATAAtgttccacaacacacacacacacacacacacagtcctagCCATTACACACGGGTTTTGTTGCTATGACAAATGACAGAAGATCGTTTAAATGCGTTGCTGCTTTATTGAAACGTGTTTTGTTGAATTATATCAGTATAACAAAACTTCTAGTAATAAGCTCACAGAAACAATCCAGCTTCACCAGAGCATGCACCTTTGCACGTGTTTGCTCAAACTCCCCCAGCTAGCCACTACTTCCTGGTCTGACTGTGCTTTTTGGCACACCAAGCCGCGGCAACCGGCTAAAAGGTTGTGTACATTATTAATTAAACGATAGAGGCATAAAATAACCAGCAAGCGCAATCACTCACTAAGTTACATTTATACAGGCCTCTCCTAGACACGCGGTAAAGAAATAATAACAGCTAGCTAGCTGTATTATATCCGAGTGCGCTAGTAACTGTAAGCACTGGGGAAACGTAAGCTAACCCAATCACTTTCATTTTAAGGGTGGCGCTATCTAAGTCCTATACATTTGAACAACGTAGCTACATATATgacatatacataaataatattacCAGTGCTGGTTTTCTAGTAATATGACGACTCCAGCAATCCCACCTTGACTTTAAACGGCTCTGTAACGAAGGCAGCCAAGCCTCGAGTTCTGAAGTTCACGCGCTAGCTTGCTAACATTCATTTCACTGGCGACCTCCTGCCCGTAAACTTTGAAAGACGAACAACGGTTTAGACGGATCCGATTTTGTAATAACTCAGTTAAATCAATTTAACTGAGGGGGGGGGAACCCACGgcactaaaaaaaatacacagacacCATTCTCAAGTACCGTTATGCTAATAGTGCTAAGTGGTTAGCAAAACACTCTCGTGCTCTGTCACCCAGCAAGTTGTCGAGCTGTCTGTCCAGCCAGTCGTTACGTTAAGAGGAAAATAAGACTTTGTACTTCGTAGTGACAGTTTTTCGGtgggaaaatggaaaaaatagagATTTATGGTGGAAAATACACAACATTTGTGAAGCAGGACGCTGACAAAATGCACTTACTCAACGATTTCCAGGGACCTCGAGTGTCGCGGCGGTTTGAAGGATGTTGCCCCTTCGCTTCGCTTGTTTTCTAACCATCCGCCGCCATCTTTACCAAACGGCAAGAATCGCGTGGAGGTCACGTGATTTTCcaccagaaagaaagaacatttcGACGCCAGATTTTCGTCGCTGTAGCGGCGCCAACGGCACGCAAACGCGCATTAAGTGGAAACGCACCGAAACTAACCATTAAATGTTCAACATCTGCCATATTAATAGTAGTTTTAAGCAAAAAAGTTGACAGAGAAGGAGAGCGCTAAACCCGCATCACGTGACCAGCCGTCGCAACACGAGGAAGTG encodes:
- the sbno1 gene encoding protein strawberry notch homolog 1 isoform X4, whose translation is MDPGQDLLLAALSESGICPNDLFDIDSQDTAQSPASQQSVSKTALDIGLGSEAAGIVAIEPAVPPTPTVTIRQKPQPSTTTFVLNQLNQLPSLGTIVVTKPSVGTSSRQTITVTKVVQTSSAQRSSSSSSNTAAVCSVVPQTREQIKLKDLLRTSGVKTNSLGELMKLKPPPDIVQPVATATGTMEVNNGVKKEVSSKDVARIWANEEIKMRSFSPVNKLPGMKEEEEPEEEEEEELGHAETYAEYMPMKLKIGERHPDPVVETSSLSSVSPPNVWYRLSIPEETIDRGWLSALQLEAITYACQQHETFLPNRDRAAYLIGDGAGVGKGRTIAGIIYENYLLGRKRSLWFSVSNDLKYDAERDLRDIGAKNIQVHSLNKFKYGKISSKHNGSVKKGVIFATYSSLIGESQTGGKYKTRFKQLLHWCGDDFDGVIIFDECHKAKNVCPIGSSKPTKTGLAVLELQNKLPRARVVYASATGASEPRNMAYMNRLGIWGEGTPFKEFSNFIQAVERRGVGAMEIVAMDMKLRGMYIARQLSFQGVTFKIEEVPLTQNYIKMYNKSVRLWVSAREKFQQAANLMDAEQRMKKSMWGQFWSAHQRFFKYLCIASKVRRVVQLAREEVKNGKCVVIGLQSTGEARTLEALEEGGGELNDFVSTAKGVLQSLVEKHFPAPDRQKLFSLLGIDLSAKKTPSPAETKEEQKGKKRKGAEVKKGAKKSRKSGGLSGSSSDESNSEDSDKDDSDNSFDSVSSGDDDDEDDFNPFKDDSSEDEEDDPWLIRKDSKKSKEKKNKKKKKSIDPDSIHSALLASGLGSTRPAFTTPVVKPTSNNTVAPAKSEPEESSCVTSNDAVEDAQQMKRELLEQLEKLAEDLPPNTLDELIDELGGPENVAEMTGRKGRVVSNDDGSISYESRSELDVPVEILNLTEKQRFMDGDKNIAIISEAASSGISLQADRRVKNQRRRVHMTLELPWSADRAIQQFGRTHRSNQVTAPEYVFLISELAGEQRFASIVAKRLESLGALTHGDRRATETRDLSRFNFDNKYGRNALEIVMKSIVNLDAPLVSPPAHFEGDFFKEIRNGLIGVGLINVEDRSGVLSLDKDYNNIGKFLNRILGMEVQQQNALFQYFSDTLNAVIQNAKKNGRYDMGILDLGSGDEKVKKIDAKKFLTPGYSTSGHVELYTVSVERGMSWEDATHIWAEQNGPEDGFYVQVRNNKKIAIMVKEVNTKKRLFMVYRPNTGKQLKLETYADIRKRCKKVVSDEAKQCWIDQYRSSADVCSHAYWRGNCKKASVGLQCEIGLRCRTYYVLCGSVLSVWTKVEGVLASVSGSNMKMQIVRLRTEDGQRIVGLIIPANCVAPLTNILSSSDQSQQLAVQQQQMWQQLHPQSLSHSFNT
- the sbno1 gene encoding protein strawberry notch homolog 1 isoform X5, producing the protein MDPGQDLLLAALSESGICPNDLFDIDSQDTAQSPASQQSVSKTALDIGLGSEAAGIVAIEPAVPPTPTVTIRQKPQPSTTTFVLNQLNQLPSLGTIVVTKPSVGTSSRQTITVTKVVQTSSAQRSSSSSSNTAAVCSVVPQTREQIKLKDLLRTSGVKTNSLGELMKLKPPPDIVQPVATATGTMEVNNGVKKEVSSKDVARIWANEEIKMRSFSPVNLPGMKEEEEPEEEEEEELGHAETYAEYMPMKLKIGERHPDPVVETSSLSSVSPPNVWYRLSIPEETIDRGWLSALQLEAITYACQQHETFLPNRDRAAYLIGDGAGVGKGRTIAGIIYENYLLGRKRSLWFSVSNDLKYDAERDLRDIGAKNIQVHSLNKFKYGKISSKHNGSVKKGVIFATYSSLIGESQTGGKYKTRFKQLLHWCGDDFDGVIIFDECHKAKNVCPIGSSKPTKTGLAVLELQNKLPRARVVYASATGASEPRNMAYMNRLGIWGEGTPFKEFSNFIQAVERRGVGAMEIVAMDMKLRGMYIARQLSFQGVTFKIEEVPLTQNYIKMYNKSVRLWVSAREKFQQAANLMDAEQRMKKSMWGQFWSAHQRFFKYLCIASKVRRVVQLAREEVKNGKCVVIGLQSTGEARTLEALEEGGGELNDFVSTAKGVLQSLVEKHFPAPDRQKLFSLLGIDLSAKKTPSPAETKEEQKGKKRKGAEVKKGAKKSRKSGGLSGSSSDESNSEDSDKDDSDNSFDSVSSGDDDDEDDFNPFKDDSSEDEEDDPWLIRKDSKKSKEKKNKKKKKSIDPDSIHSALLASGLGSTRPAFTTPVVKPTSNNTVAPAKSEPEESSCVTSNDAVEDAQQMKRELLEQLEKLAEDLPPNTLDELIDELGGPENVAEMTGRKGRVVSNDDGSISYESRSELDVPVEILNLTEKQRFMDGDKNIAIISEAASSGISLQADRRVKNQRRRVHMTLELPWSADRAIQQFGRTHRSNQVTAPEYVFLISELAGEQRFASIVAKRLESLGALTHGDRRATETRDLSRFNFDNKYGRNALEIVMKSIVNLDAPLVSPPAHFEGDFFKEIRNGLIGVGLINVEDRSGVLSLDKDYNNIGKFLNRILGMEVQQQNALFQYFSDTLNAVIQNAKKNGRYDMGILDLGSGDEKVKKIDAKKFLTPGYSTSGHVELYTVSVERGMSWEDATHIWAEQNGPEDGFYVQVRNNKKIAIMVKEVNTKKRLFMVYRPNTGKQLKLETYADIRKRCKKVVSDEAKQCWIDQYRSSADVCSHAYWRGNCKKASVGLQCEIGLRCRTYYVLCGSVLSVWTKVEGVLASVSGSNMKMQIVRLRTEDGQRIVGLIIPANCVAPLTNILSSSDQSQQLAVQQQQMWQQLHPQSLSHSFNT